Proteins from one Streptosporangium becharense genomic window:
- a CDS encoding DsbA family protein, with protein MKRMEVWADMTCPWAYIGKRRMEEAGFGEDVEIVWCPYVIDPMAPTPSEPLEEALRDPVAEGALRACASGSGGPGRGSVWRVNTFDAHRVAALAYERGGAALQGTVVERILHAHFVEGADIGDRATLAALAAEAGLDGVAGALDRGEGAAGVRSQLLRGKALGVATSPTFVVGETAVAGAQSPEVLADLVRHAAPPRELPDEVRLLRQAESLLGVRDPLGALRTLEPLLAEHGDDPSVRLLAARAYFGSAQLGRARQTLESLLENAPGDHYARFLLGRTLERANRHPEALPHLRLAAAMSPEPSYAEAVRRVESRIG; from the coding sequence ATGAAGCGCATGGAAGTCTGGGCCGACATGACCTGCCCGTGGGCCTACATCGGCAAGCGGCGCATGGAGGAGGCCGGGTTCGGTGAGGACGTGGAGATCGTCTGGTGCCCGTACGTCATCGACCCGATGGCTCCGACCCCGTCCGAGCCACTGGAGGAGGCGCTGCGCGACCCGGTCGCCGAAGGTGCCCTGCGCGCCTGCGCCTCCGGTTCCGGAGGGCCGGGCCGGGGCTCGGTGTGGCGGGTGAACACCTTCGACGCGCACCGGGTGGCCGCGCTCGCGTACGAGCGCGGCGGCGCGGCCCTGCAGGGGACGGTCGTCGAGCGGATCCTGCACGCCCACTTCGTCGAGGGTGCCGACATCGGCGACCGGGCGACGCTGGCGGCGCTCGCCGCCGAGGCGGGCCTGGACGGCGTGGCCGGGGCGCTCGACCGCGGCGAGGGTGCGGCCGGGGTCCGTTCCCAGCTCCTGCGCGGCAAGGCTCTCGGCGTGGCCACCTCGCCGACCTTCGTGGTGGGTGAGACGGCCGTCGCCGGCGCGCAGTCGCCCGAGGTCCTCGCGGACCTGGTGCGGCACGCCGCCCCGCCGCGCGAGCTGCCCGACGAGGTCAGGCTGTTGCGGCAGGCCGAGTCGCTGCTGGGCGTCCGCGACCCCCTGGGTGCGCTGCGGACGCTGGAGCCGCTGCTGGCCGAGCACGGCGACGACCCGTCCGTCCGGCTGCTGGCCGCCCGCGCCTACTTCGGCTCGGCCCAGCTGGGCCGGGCCCGGCAGACGCTGGAGTCGCTGCTGGAGAACGCACCCGGCGACCACTACGCCCGGTTCCTGCTCGGCAGGACCCTCGAACGCGCCAACCGCCACCCGGAGGCCCTGCCCCACCTCCGGCTGGCCGCGGCGATGTCGCCGGAACCGTCCTACGCCGAGGCCGTCAGGCGGGTGGAGAGCCGGATCGGCTGA
- a CDS encoding LmeA family phospholipid-binding protein yields the protein MRKLIAFLILLLIFVAVLDRVAVTGAQREIATRATAKYDLEASPEVTIEGIPFLTQAISGRYEEVKVDAGPMTVAGIRLSSVDFTLHDVVAPLEDLVLNPQRLDMRAGRVSGAVVVPVETLNERAPQGIEISVDGGRLNVTGEITVLGRKVPVKATMRAEIVEGGLQFVPEDVKLNGGVSVPQPERFIAYRIPIKNLPFDLKVTDVRPVAGGVRISGEATDVPLRS from the coding sequence ATGCGCAAGCTGATCGCTTTTCTGATCCTGCTTCTCATTTTCGTCGCGGTCCTCGACCGGGTCGCCGTCACCGGAGCCCAGCGCGAGATCGCCACGCGTGCCACGGCCAAGTACGACCTCGAAGCCTCGCCCGAGGTGACCATCGAGGGCATCCCGTTCCTGACCCAGGCGATCAGCGGCCGCTACGAGGAGGTCAAGGTCGACGCCGGGCCGATGACCGTGGCCGGCATCCGGCTGTCGAGCGTCGACTTCACGCTCCACGACGTCGTCGCGCCGCTGGAGGACCTGGTGCTGAATCCCCAGCGGCTCGACATGCGGGCCGGGCGGGTGAGCGGCGCGGTGGTGGTCCCGGTCGAGACGCTCAACGAGCGGGCGCCGCAGGGGATCGAGATCAGCGTCGACGGCGGGAGGCTCAACGTCACCGGGGAGATCACCGTGCTGGGGCGGAAGGTGCCGGTGAAGGCGACCATGCGGGCCGAGATCGTCGAAGGCGGCCTGCAGTTCGTCCCCGAGGACGTGAAGCTGAACGGCGGCGTGTCCGTGCCGCAGCCCGAGCGGTTCATCGCCTACCGCATCCCGATCAAGAACCTGCCGTTCGACCTCAAGGTGACCGACGTGCGGCCCGTCGCCGGCGGCGTCAGGATCTCGGGCGAGGCCACGGACGTCCCGCTCCGGAGTTGA
- a CDS encoding DUF1416 domain-containing protein — MTQGCAAPEQTIALPAGIDLANQAVIQGVVSGAGTAYARLLDHSGEFTGEVVVSEEGIFRFFAGPGDWTVRIIAGGGVTKDIPAQARLGEVTQLSVSV; from the coding sequence ATGACTCAGGGATGCGCTGCTCCGGAGCAGACCATTGCTCTTCCGGCCGGTATCGACCTGGCGAACCAGGCCGTCATCCAGGGGGTGGTGTCCGGCGCCGGCACGGCCTACGCCCGCCTGCTCGACCACTCCGGTGAGTTCACCGGCGAGGTCGTGGTGTCCGAAGAGGGGATCTTCCGCTTCTTCGCCGGCCCCGGCGACTGGACCGTCCGTATCATCGCGGGCGGCGGCGTCACCAAGGACATCCCGGCCCAGGCCCGCCTGGGTGAGGTCACCCAGCTCTCCGTGAGCGTCTGA
- a CDS encoding TlpA family protein disulfide reductase, translating into MRWRGGVPREVRGDVERLTSGDIQAELGERATLVQFSSAFCQPCRATRRVLGEVAAMVPGVAHVEIDAEARLDLVRTLNILRTPTVLVLDASGRVVRRASGQPRKADVIGALGQAVGE; encoded by the coding sequence ATGCGGTGGCGTGGCGGGGTGCCGCGCGAGGTGAGGGGTGACGTGGAGCGGCTCACGTCCGGCGACATCCAGGCCGAGCTCGGCGAGCGGGCCACGCTCGTGCAGTTCTCCAGCGCCTTCTGCCAGCCGTGCCGGGCGACCCGGCGGGTCCTCGGCGAGGTGGCGGCGATGGTGCCGGGGGTGGCGCACGTGGAGATCGACGCGGAGGCGCGGCTCGACCTCGTCCGGACGCTGAACATCCTGCGGACCCCCACGGTCCTCGTCCTCGACGCGTCGGGGCGGGTGGTCCGTCGTGCCTCCGGCCAGCCCAGGAAGGCCGACGTGATCGGAGCCCTCGGCCAGGCGGTCGGAGAGTGA
- a CDS encoding helix-turn-helix domain-containing protein → MGERRAWADKKAEIMSRPGAGVAYEAARIRFELGEAVRLRREQLGLTQAELAERTGLKQPAVARFEAGGTMPTIPMLERLAEALEMRLSVQFQPLREAS, encoded by the coding sequence ATGGGGGAGCGCAGAGCCTGGGCGGACAAGAAGGCCGAGATCATGAGCCGCCCCGGTGCGGGAGTGGCATACGAGGCGGCCAGGATCCGGTTCGAGCTGGGCGAGGCGGTGCGGCTGCGGCGTGAGCAGCTCGGGCTGACCCAGGCAGAGCTGGCCGAACGCACAGGACTGAAGCAGCCGGCGGTGGCGCGGTTCGAAGCGGGCGGGACGATGCCCACCATCCCGATGCTGGAGCGGCTGGCGGAGGCTCTGGAGATGCGGCTGAGCGTCCAGTTCCAGCCGCTGCGGGAGGCGAGCTGA
- the dcd gene encoding dCTP deaminase, translated as MLLSDRDIAAEIESGRVRIDPFDPVMIQPSSIDVRLDRYFRVFENHRYPHIDPSVEQPDLTRMVEPDNDEPFILHPGEFVLASTYEVVTLPDDIASRLEGKSSLGRLGLLTHSTAGFIDPGFSGHVTLELSNVATLPIKLWPGMKIGQLCLFRLSSPAEHPYGSEKYGSRYQGQRGPTPSRSYLNFHRTPI; from the coding sequence GTGCTGCTTTCCGATCGTGACATCGCCGCCGAGATCGAGTCCGGGAGGGTGAGGATCGACCCCTTCGACCCGGTGATGATCCAACCGTCCAGCATCGACGTGCGGCTGGACCGTTATTTCAGAGTCTTCGAGAACCACCGCTACCCGCACATCGATCCGTCGGTGGAGCAGCCCGACCTCACCCGGATGGTCGAGCCCGACAACGACGAGCCGTTCATCCTGCATCCGGGGGAGTTCGTGCTGGCGAGCACGTACGAGGTCGTGACCCTTCCCGACGACATCGCCTCCCGGCTGGAGGGCAAGAGCTCGCTGGGCAGGTTGGGCCTGTTGACGCACTCGACGGCCGGGTTCATCGATCCGGGGTTCAGCGGGCACGTCACGCTGGAGCTCTCCAACGTCGCGACGCTGCCGATCAAGCTGTGGCCCGGGATGAAGATCGGGCAGCTCTGCCTCTTCCGGTTGAGCTCGCCCGCCGAGCATCCCTACGGATCCGAGAAGTACGGTTCGCGCTACCAGGGGCAGCGGGGGCCGACGCCGAGCCGGTCGTATCTGAACTTTCACCGGACGCCCATCTGA
- a CDS encoding DUF4395 domain-containing protein, with the protein MQADPRALRFGASVTTVALAIVLVTGGTWLLALQAAVFALGVFGASPYGMIFKGIVKSPLRETEDATPPRFAQGVGLVFALVGLVGYVTQTTPLALGATAAALFAAFLNAAFGFCLGCEMYLIARRLLPAAR; encoded by the coding sequence ATGCAAGCCGATCCCAGAGCTCTGCGCTTCGGCGCGAGCGTGACCACCGTCGCTCTCGCGATCGTCCTGGTCACCGGCGGCACGTGGCTGCTGGCCCTGCAGGCCGCGGTCTTCGCGCTCGGCGTCTTCGGCGCCTCACCGTACGGGATGATTTTCAAAGGGATAGTGAAGAGCCCTCTCAGGGAAACGGAGGACGCCACCCCGCCGCGCTTCGCGCAGGGGGTCGGCCTCGTCTTCGCCCTGGTGGGCTTGGTCGGATACGTGACACAGACAACGCCGCTGGCCCTCGGCGCCACCGCGGCGGCGCTCTTCGCCGCCTTCCTCAACGCCGCGTTCGGCTTCTGCCTCGGCTGCGAGATGTACCTGATCGCTCGCCGTCTACTACCCGCCGCAAGATGA
- a CDS encoding bifunctional metallophosphatase/5'-nucleotidase, with the protein MMSRSFQRLAMAGVLAGAGCVLAMGPAEAGNVPAKTVPVRLLSLNDFHGNLEPPTGSSGRMVDETGATVEAGGAAYAATHLKQLSDRNTLKVAQGDLIGATPLISAAFHDEPSVEFLGKVGVTASAVGNHEFDEGYAELKRIMNGGCHPVDGCSPAGEWKGADFSYLGANVIFKRPSRAAEQQALDALGGKNPGALRALLKDYGIPALPPVAIRWMNGVPIGFIGLVTQSTPGIVTSEGIKDLEFIDEVKAANVASKLLKIVGVRAQVVLVHEGDQVTPNQSPDACAAQPGAGNRIATQVDAEVDMILSGHSHQAYLCTVTDPKGGTRLYSQGGSFGRVITKVDFRVNVKTRDVVRSSVVADNQVVTRTVTPDPEISTFVQTWKDRVASVANKPIGKITAEIPNTASASGESPLGNLIADAQLAATKAGGNAQIALMNPGGVRTGLTYPSSPAGEGDGVVTYGEAFTVQPFNNLTQVVTLTGAQLKTVLEQQFTGGPNNQAFTKILQPSSNFTYTYSTSAPWGSKVSDMKIDGVAVTDTQSIRVAANNFLVGGGDAFLAFRDGTDLWSGPLDIDAFAAYFAANPSVTPPVPNHITVVP; encoded by the coding sequence ATGATGTCTCGCTCCTTCCAGCGGTTGGCCATGGCGGGCGTTCTCGCCGGGGCCGGATGCGTCCTCGCGATGGGGCCGGCCGAGGCGGGGAATGTTCCCGCGAAGACGGTGCCGGTCCGCCTGCTCTCCCTCAACGACTTCCACGGCAACCTCGAACCGCCGACCGGCTCCTCCGGCCGCATGGTGGACGAGACCGGCGCCACCGTCGAGGCGGGTGGCGCCGCCTACGCGGCGACCCACCTCAAGCAACTGTCGGACCGCAACACCCTGAAGGTCGCCCAGGGTGACCTGATCGGCGCCACCCCCCTGATCTCCGCCGCCTTCCACGACGAGCCGTCGGTGGAGTTCCTCGGCAAGGTCGGCGTCACCGCCTCGGCCGTGGGCAACCACGAGTTCGACGAGGGCTACGCCGAGCTGAAGCGGATCATGAACGGCGGCTGCCACCCGGTGGACGGCTGCTCGCCCGCCGGTGAGTGGAAGGGTGCCGACTTCAGCTACCTCGGCGCGAACGTCATCTTCAAGCGGCCGTCGCGGGCCGCCGAGCAGCAGGCGCTGGACGCCCTGGGCGGGAAGAACCCCGGTGCGCTGCGTGCCCTGCTGAAGGACTACGGCATCCCGGCGCTGCCCCCGGTCGCCATCCGCTGGATGAACGGCGTGCCGATCGGCTTCATCGGCCTCGTCACCCAGAGCACCCCGGGCATCGTCACCTCCGAGGGCATCAAGGACCTGGAGTTCATCGACGAGGTGAAGGCGGCCAATGTCGCCTCCAAGCTACTCAAGATCGTCGGCGTCAGGGCTCAGGTCGTGCTGGTGCACGAGGGCGACCAGGTCACCCCGAACCAGTCACCCGACGCCTGCGCCGCCCAGCCGGGTGCGGGCAACCGGATCGCCACGCAGGTCGACGCCGAGGTCGACATGATCCTCAGCGGTCACTCGCACCAGGCGTACCTGTGCACGGTGACCGACCCCAAGGGCGGAACCCGTCTCTACAGCCAGGGCGGGTCGTTCGGCCGGGTGATCACCAAGGTCGACTTCCGGGTGAACGTCAAGACCCGTGACGTCGTCCGCTCCTCGGTCGTGGCCGACAACCAGGTCGTGACCCGGACCGTCACCCCGGACCCGGAGATCTCCACGTTCGTCCAGACGTGGAAGGACCGCGTCGCGTCGGTGGCCAACAAGCCGATCGGCAAGATCACCGCGGAGATCCCCAACACCGCGTCCGCCTCCGGCGAGTCCCCGCTCGGCAACCTCATCGCCGACGCCCAGCTCGCCGCGACCAAGGCCGGGGGCAACGCGCAGATCGCCCTGATGAACCCGGGCGGCGTGCGCACCGGTCTCACCTACCCGAGCTCACCGGCGGGTGAGGGCGACGGCGTGGTGACGTACGGCGAGGCGTTCACGGTGCAGCCGTTCAACAACCTGACGCAGGTGGTGACCCTCACCGGTGCCCAGCTCAAGACGGTCCTGGAGCAGCAGTTCACCGGCGGGCCGAACAACCAGGCCTTCACCAAGATCCTGCAGCCGTCGTCGAACTTCACCTACACCTACAGCACGAGCGCGCCGTGGGGATCCAAGGTCTCCGACATGAAGATCGACGGTGTCGCCGTGACCGACACCCAGAGCATCAGGGTCGCCGCGAACAACTTCCTCGTCGGCGGCGGTGACGCCTTCCTGGCCTTCAGGGACGGCACCGACCTGTGGAGCGGGCCGCTCGACATCGACGCCTTCGCCGCCTACTTCGCGGCGAACCCGTCGGTCACGCCGCCGGTCCCCAACCACATCACCGTCGTCCCGTAG
- a CDS encoding DUF47 domain-containing protein — MRLRLTPSEDSYYDLFADSANNLVTASRLLVEIISDGSDREALAEKMRACEHAGDERTHAIMNRLNESFITPFDREDIYRLASNLDDVMDYMEAAADLIVLYQIDHLPKEVVRQVEVLERAAELTAEAMPRLRSMKNLNEYWIEINRLENQADQVYRRLLAKLFGGEYDALTVLKMKEVIDQLEMAADAFEHVANTIESIAVKES, encoded by the coding sequence GTGCGCCTGCGTCTCACGCCTAGTGAGGACAGCTACTACGACTTGTTCGCCGACTCGGCGAACAACCTCGTCACAGCGTCCCGTCTGCTGGTCGAGATCATCAGTGACGGATCGGACAGGGAAGCCCTGGCCGAGAAGATGCGGGCGTGCGAGCACGCCGGTGACGAGCGTACTCACGCGATCATGAACAGGCTCAACGAAAGCTTCATCACGCCCTTCGATCGCGAGGACATCTACCGTCTCGCCTCGAATCTCGACGACGTGATGGACTACATGGAGGCCGCCGCCGACCTCATCGTCCTTTACCAGATCGACCACCTTCCCAAGGAGGTCGTGCGGCAGGTCGAGGTCCTGGAACGTGCCGCCGAGCTCACCGCCGAGGCCATGCCCCGGCTGCGCTCCATGAAGAACCTGAACGAGTACTGGATCGAGATCAACCGGCTGGAGAACCAGGCCGACCAGGTCTACCGCCGTCTCCTGGCGAAGCTCTTCGGCGGTGAGTACGACGCGTTGACCGTCCTGAAGATGAAGGAGGTCATCGACCAGCTCGAGATGGCCGCCGACGCCTTCGAGCACGTGGCCAACACGATCGAGTCGATCGCGGTCAAGGAAAGCTAA
- a CDS encoding MoaD/ThiS family protein: MATGLIRYWAAAKDAAGVAEESFEAATLAELMTKITSGREKLAQVARRSSFLVNGDPVGRRPHDSVVLPDGATIEVLPPFAGG, translated from the coding sequence ATGGCAACAGGCCTCATCCGCTACTGGGCGGCGGCCAAGGACGCGGCGGGGGTCGCCGAGGAGTCCTTCGAGGCGGCCACTCTCGCGGAGTTGATGACCAAAATCACATCGGGTCGCGAGAAGCTCGCGCAGGTGGCGCGCCGGTCGTCGTTCCTGGTGAACGGCGACCCGGTGGGCAGGCGCCCGCACGACAGCGTCGTCCTCCCGGACGGCGCGACGATCGAGGTGCTCCCTCCCTTCGCGGGCGGGTGA
- a CDS encoding anti-sigma factor family protein: MMMTCDETRMSLGVYALGALDPEERVLVEAHLAECAGCRAELEELSGVTAFLGRVSEDDVAQAVSPPAAVLDRLLLDARTRRRRVTRLMLSLAASVALLGLGGGVVWTVVRSDQGSLSTAASPAMDGGGQEGNSALSTEAAPSPPSPLAPSAGARAGKEAGEDPQLMLDAPPVYKGSDGTGRVRATVTAFPGQGATTVKVVLSGVAKGTRCRLVVVGTDGSRETAGNWTVDRAAYDASGAFTGTTTIPPDGIASFEITTAGGRVLLTVPVR; this comes from the coding sequence ATGATGATGACCTGTGACGAAACGCGGATGTCGCTCGGCGTCTACGCGCTCGGCGCGCTCGACCCGGAGGAGCGGGTGCTCGTCGAGGCGCATCTCGCTGAGTGCGCCGGCTGCCGGGCGGAGCTTGAGGAGCTGAGCGGGGTCACCGCGTTCCTCGGGCGGGTGTCGGAGGACGATGTGGCGCAGGCGGTGAGCCCGCCCGCGGCGGTGCTCGACCGGCTGCTGCTCGACGCCAGGACCAGACGGCGCCGGGTGACCCGGCTGATGCTCTCCCTGGCCGCCTCGGTCGCGCTGCTCGGGCTGGGCGGCGGCGTCGTGTGGACCGTCGTCCGATCCGACCAGGGTTCCCTCTCGACGGCCGCCTCCCCCGCCATGGACGGGGGTGGCCAGGAAGGGAACAGCGCGCTGTCGACCGAGGCGGCGCCGTCGCCGCCGTCGCCGCTGGCGCCGTCGGCGGGGGCCAGGGCCGGCAAGGAGGCCGGGGAGGATCCGCAGCTGATGCTCGACGCCCCGCCCGTGTACAAGGGGAGCGACGGCACAGGCAGGGTCCGCGCGACGGTGACCGCCTTCCCCGGCCAGGGGGCGACCACGGTCAAGGTCGTGCTCTCCGGCGTCGCCAAGGGCACCCGCTGCCGGCTGGTCGTGGTCGGGACCGACGGGTCTCGGGAGACGGCCGGGAACTGGACCGTGGACCGGGCCGCCTACGACGCGTCCGGGGCCTTCACCGGGACCACGACGATCCCGCCCGACGGCATCGCGTCCTTCGAGATCACCACTGCCGGCGGCCGGGTGCTGCTGACCGTCCCGGTCAGGTGA
- a CDS encoding putative leader peptide, protein MTERRGNVIDMNSTTELLTKRRAVDFCRVTTALCRAS, encoded by the coding sequence ATGACGGAACGCCGGGGTAATGTCATCGACATGAACTCCACGACAGAGCTGCTCACCAAGCGGCGCGCGGTCGACTTCTGCCGCGTGACCACCGCGCTCTGTCGCGCTTCCTAA
- a CDS encoding sigma-70 family RNA polymerase sigma factor, with product MSQAGTADEQLVRALFDEHGGPLYGYVLRLTGDPGRAEDVVQETLLRAWRHPDALAGRSIRAWLFTVARNLVVDQHRARRSRPPETGDEALAVVPADDELERAVESWAVAEALATLRPEHREVLAEVYYQGKSVKEAAEALGIPAGTVKSRTYYALRALKLALEERGLAP from the coding sequence GTGAGCCAAGCCGGAACCGCAGACGAGCAGCTTGTCAGAGCGCTCTTCGACGAACACGGCGGGCCACTCTACGGCTACGTCCTGCGGCTGACGGGGGACCCGGGGAGAGCGGAGGATGTCGTGCAGGAGACGCTGCTGCGGGCCTGGCGCCATCCGGACGCGCTCGCCGGCCGCTCCATCCGCGCGTGGTTGTTCACGGTGGCCCGCAACCTCGTCGTCGACCAGCACCGGGCGCGCAGGTCACGTCCCCCGGAGACCGGGGACGAGGCGCTCGCCGTGGTGCCCGCCGACGACGAACTGGAGCGGGCCGTGGAGTCGTGGGCCGTCGCCGAGGCGTTGGCCACGCTCCGCCCGGAGCACCGTGAGGTGCTCGCCGAGGTGTACTACCAGGGGAAGTCGGTCAAGGAGGCCGCCGAGGCGCTCGGCATCCCCGCCGGAACGGTGAAGTCGCGCACGTATTACGCCCTGCGGGCGCTCAAGCTGGCGCTGGAGGAGCGGGGGCTCGCGCCATGA
- a CDS encoding inorganic phosphate transporter — MDLTLALVIGVVVVALVFDYTNGFHDAANAIATSVSTRALTPRAALFMAAAMNFLGAHLGTQVAATVGKGIIDAPQGTHGLVIVGAGLIGAITWNMVTWYFGLPSSSSHALIGGLIGSALASASNVHWDGVVDKVVIPMILSPVIGFTLAGLIMIAILWAFRRSQPGKTNRGFRHAQTVSAAAMALGHGLQDAQKTMGVIFLALVVGGYQHDGDPIPQWVILAAATAISLGTYAGGWRIMRTLGRRIIALDPPQGFAAESAAAAVLYTAAIGFGAPISTTHTITSAIMGVGATKRLSAVRWGVAGNIVTAWILTIPAAAIVAALSYFLLHWMVE, encoded by the coding sequence GTGGACCTCACGCTCGCACTCGTCATCGGCGTGGTGGTCGTGGCGCTGGTGTTCGACTACACCAACGGCTTCCACGACGCCGCGAACGCGATCGCGACCTCGGTCTCGACGCGTGCGCTGACACCGAGGGCCGCCCTGTTCATGGCCGCGGCGATGAACTTCCTGGGCGCCCACCTCGGCACGCAGGTGGCGGCGACCGTCGGCAAGGGCATCATCGACGCTCCCCAGGGGACACACGGCCTGGTCATCGTGGGTGCCGGTCTGATCGGCGCGATCACCTGGAACATGGTCACCTGGTACTTCGGTCTGCCCTCCTCCAGCAGTCACGCGCTGATCGGCGGCCTGATCGGCTCGGCGCTGGCCTCGGCGAGCAACGTCCACTGGGACGGGGTCGTGGACAAGGTCGTCATCCCGATGATCCTGTCACCGGTGATCGGGTTCACCCTCGCCGGGCTCATCATGATCGCCATTCTGTGGGCGTTCCGCCGCTCCCAGCCCGGCAAGACCAACCGGGGCTTCCGGCACGCGCAGACCGTCTCCGCGGCGGCCATGGCGCTGGGACACGGGCTGCAGGACGCGCAGAAGACCATGGGTGTGATCTTCCTTGCCCTGGTGGTCGGCGGCTACCAGCACGACGGGGACCCGATCCCGCAGTGGGTCATCCTCGCCGCTGCCACAGCCATCTCGCTCGGCACCTACGCGGGTGGCTGGCGGATCATGCGGACGCTCGGCCGGCGGATCATCGCGCTCGACCCCCCGCAGGGGTTCGCCGCGGAGAGCGCCGCGGCGGCCGTGCTGTACACCGCCGCGATCGGGTTCGGAGCCCCCATCTCCACCACCCACACCATCACCAGCGCCATCATGGGCGTCGGCGCCACCAAGCGCCTGTCGGCCGTGCGCTGGGGCGTGGCGGGCAACATCGTGACCGCCTGGATCCTCACGATCCCGGCCGCGGCGATCGTCGCCGCGCTGTCCTACTTCCTGCTCCACTGGATGGTCGAGTAG
- a CDS encoding response regulator transcription factor has translation MSNLLLLTNALEPSTEVLPALGLLLHSVRVAPAEASALIDAPPADAILVDARRELVQAKSLCRLLRTTGVACPLVVVVTEGGLAGLTAEWGVDDVILDSAGPAEVEARLRMAVGRLNLSAAEEAPDEIRNGDLSIDEATYTARLRGRALDLTFKEFELLKYLAQHPGRVFTRAQLLQEVWGYDYFGGTRTVDVHVRRLRAKLGAEYEALIGTVRNVGYRFVPERGNEGSEEREPARR, from the coding sequence GTGAGCAATCTGTTGCTGCTCACCAACGCCCTTGAGCCCTCCACCGAGGTGCTCCCGGCGCTGGGGTTGCTGCTGCACTCGGTCCGGGTCGCGCCTGCGGAGGCGTCCGCCCTGATCGACGCCCCGCCCGCGGACGCGATCCTGGTGGACGCGCGCCGCGAGCTTGTCCAGGCGAAGAGCCTGTGCCGGCTGCTGCGCACCACCGGTGTCGCCTGCCCCCTCGTGGTGGTCGTCACCGAGGGCGGGCTCGCCGGACTGACCGCCGAGTGGGGGGTCGACGACGTCATCCTCGACAGCGCCGGTCCCGCGGAGGTCGAGGCGCGGCTGCGGATGGCGGTCGGCCGGCTCAACCTGTCCGCCGCCGAGGAGGCGCCCGACGAGATCCGCAACGGCGACCTCTCGATCGACGAGGCCACCTACACGGCGCGGTTGCGCGGTCGCGCGCTGGACCTGACGTTCAAGGAGTTCGAGCTTCTCAAGTATCTGGCACAGCACCCCGGCCGGGTCTTCACCCGTGCCCAGCTGCTCCAGGAGGTCTGGGGATACGACTACTTCGGCGGCACGAGGACGGTCGACGTCCACGTCCGCCGGCTCCGGGCCAAGCTCGGCGCCGAGTACGAGGCGTTGATCGGCACCGTGCGCAACGTCGGCTACCGTTTCGTGCCCGAGCGCGGCAACGAGGGTTCCGAGGAGCGCGAGCCCGCCCGCCGCTGA
- a CDS encoding sulfurtransferase, whose protein sequence is MSRSAVLVDAEWVEANLDTPGVVLVEVDEDASAYDKGHIRGAVKIDWRQDLQDPVRRDFVDREGFEALLSGRGIANDDTVVLYGGNNNWFAAYAYWYFKLYGHENVKLLDGGRKKWELDSRELVKDVPARPATEYRAKDQDASIRAFRDDVLAAIGKLNLVDVRSPDEFTGKLVAPAHLPQEQAQRAGHVPTARSIPWSKAANDDGTFKSDEELKALYEAAGVDFGKDTIAYCRIGERSAHTWFVLHELLDQANVKNYDGSWTEYGSLVGVPIELGEAR, encoded by the coding sequence ATGAGCCGTTCCGCCGTCCTGGTCGACGCCGAATGGGTCGAGGCCAACCTCGACACCCCCGGTGTCGTCCTCGTTGAAGTGGACGAGGACGCCAGCGCCTATGACAAGGGCCACATCCGTGGCGCCGTGAAGATCGACTGGAGGCAGGACCTGCAGGACCCGGTCCGCCGTGACTTCGTCGACCGCGAGGGCTTCGAGGCGCTGCTGTCCGGCCGCGGGATCGCCAACGACGACACCGTGGTCCTCTACGGTGGCAACAACAACTGGTTCGCCGCCTACGCGTACTGGTACTTCAAGCTCTACGGCCACGAGAACGTCAAGCTTCTCGACGGCGGCCGCAAGAAGTGGGAGCTCGACTCCCGCGAGCTGGTCAAGGACGTCCCGGCCCGCCCCGCCACCGAGTACCGGGCCAAGGACCAGGACGCCTCCATCCGCGCCTTCCGCGACGACGTGCTCGCCGCGATCGGCAAGCTGAACCTGGTCGACGTGCGCTCGCCCGACGAGTTCACCGGCAAGCTGGTCGCCCCGGCGCACCTTCCGCAGGAGCAGGCGCAGCGCGCGGGCCACGTGCCCACCGCCCGCAGCATCCCGTGGTCCAAGGCCGCCAACGACGACGGCACCTTCAAGTCCGACGAGGAGCTCAAGGCCCTCTACGAGGCCGCGGGCGTCGACTTCGGCAAGGACACCATCGCCTACTGCCGCATCGGGGAGCGTTCGGCGCACACATGGTTCGTGCTGCACGAGCTCCTCGACCAGGCCAACGTCAAGAACTACGACGGATCGTGGACCGAGTACGGCTCGCTCGTGGGCGTGCCGATCGAACTGGGAGAGGCTCGCTAA